From the genome of Aspergillus fumigatus Af293 chromosome 1, whole genome shotgun sequence, one region includes:
- a CDS encoding 40S ribosomal protein eS25, protein MAAGAGKQKKKWSKGKVKDKAQHAVVLEKQTAERLQKEVQSYRLITVATLVDRLKINGSLARKALADLEEKGQIKKVVGHSKMTIYTRAVTAE, encoded by the exons ATG GCCGCCGGCGCAggaaagcaaaagaagaagtggtccaagggcaagg TCAAGGACAAGGCCCAGCACGCCGTCGTCCTTGAGAAGCAGACCGCCGAGAGACTCCAGAAGGAAGTCCAGTCCTACCGCCTCATCACCGTTGCCACCCTTGTCGACCGTCTGAAGATCAACGGCAGCTTGGCCCGCAAAGCCCTCGCTGATCTCGAGGAGAAGGGACAGATCAAGAAGGTCGTTGGCCACTCCAAGATGACCATCTACA CCCGTGCCGTTACCGCTGAGTAA
- a CDS encoding putative acid phosphatase, translated as MTTLVPREPYSKEELEKLYPKELQLQLVQVFLRHGERTPVSSRFQNAGLAPYWPYCNVARRMIQMAASEKDLSSWNGFQWRRKMEAFGDRDESVVAVGATGDIEGICQHGELTDRGRETTFELGQRLRHLYVDQLGFMPKIKSDTEDMYLRATPIPRALESLQQAFWGMYPASARTQDFPPPVIVARSFSDETLFPNEGNCRRFRQLARLFADRAAKRWNDSEQMNYLNSLWSKWMPEASPRIAVDSHPRLSGIQDTINATDAHGPATRLPAEFYDKKAREYTNTIAVDEWFAGYAESREYRKLGIGALMGDVVDRMVNAAANGGWRSERSASGSSTENGKAIKFAMSGCHDTTLAAILGSVGAFDAKWPPFTSSIAIELFSRVENQPPSSPSPSAKQRSLVSYLTGHDAVPSSNTDRTPLSSLPNSTRQALQNHYVRIRYNDVPVRIPGCAAKAENHLPGDETFCTLDAFKQIVDKFTPKNWREECVQNLGEGLYGKDDAEKAVAGF; from the exons ATGACGACTCTTGTGCCCCGCGAGCCTTACTCCAAGGAAGAGCTAGAGAAGCTCTATCCAAAggagcttcagcttcaatTGGTCCAGGTG TTTCTTCGTCACG GTGAACGGACGCCGGTCTCCTCGCGATTTCAGAAT GCGGGCCTCGCGCCAT ATTGGCCGTATTGCAATGTCGCGCGTCGGATGATCCAGATGGCAGCCAGCGAGAAGGACCTCTCATCGTGGAATGGCTTTCAATGGCGAAGAAAAATGGAAGCCTTTGGTGACAGAGACGAGTCGGTTGTTGCCGTGGGTGCGACCGGTGACATAGAGGGCATCTG CCAACATGGTGAACTGACAGATAGAGGGCGGGAGACTACATTTGAGCTGGGCCAGCGCCTGAGACACCTATATGTCGATCAGCTCGGTTTCATGCCAAAGATCAAATCGGATACGGAAGATATGTATCTTCGCGCCACGCCTATCCCTCGAGCTCTGGAGTCTCTCCAACAAGCCTTCTGGGGCATGTACCCGGCCAGTGCTCGTACGCAAGACTTCCCTCCACCGGTGATTGTTGCTCGCTCTTTCTCGGATGAGACACTCTTTCCTAATGAGGGTAACTGCCGACGGTTCAGGCAACTGGCCCGGCTGTTCGCTGATCGTGCCGCGAAAAGAT GGAACGATTCCGAACAAATGAACTATCTCAACAGCCTCTGGTCTAAGTGGATGCCCGAAGCCTCTCCCCGAATCGCCGTTGACTCCCATCCCCGCCTCTCCGGTATCCAAGACACGATCAACGCGACCGATGCCCATGGGCCCGCCACGAGACTACCCGCGGAGTTCTATGACAAGAAAGCCCGCGAGTACACCAACAccatcgccgtcgacgaGTGGTTCGCAGGATATGCGGAGAGTAGGGAATACCGGAAACTCGGGATCGGCGCCCTGATGGGCGACGTAGTCGACCGTATGGTCAACGCCGCTGCCAACGGCGGCTGGCGCAGCGAGCGCTCCGCGTCTGGCTCGTCCACGGAGAACGGCAAGGCGATCAAGTTCGCCATGAGTGGGTGCCACGATACCACCCTCGCCGCTATCCTGGGCAGCGTGGGCGCCTTTGACGCCAAATGGCCGCCTTTCACCTCTTCGATCGCTATTGAACTCTTCTCCCGGGTGGAGAACCAACCTCCATCGTCACCTTCCCCGTCCGCCAAGCAAAGGAGTCTCGTCTCGTACCTCACGGGGCATGATGCCGTGCCCTCGTCCAACACGGACCGCACCCCGCTTTCCTCTCTGCCAAACTCAACCCGGCAGGCATTGCAAAACCACTACGTGCGTATTCGATACAATGACGTCCCGGTCCGGATTCCCGGCTGCGCAGCGAAAGCGGAGAACCATCTCCCTGGCGACGAGACCTTCTGCACGCTTGATGCATTTAAGCAGATCGTGGATAAGTTCACGCCCAAGAACTGGAGGGAGGAGTGTGTACAGAATCTGGGGGAGGGACTGTACGGTAAGGACGATGCGGAGAAGGCTGTTGCCGGGTTCTAG
- a CDS encoding putative short chain dehydrogenase/reductase has translation MLQTPEELKSAFSYIGAAAICYLAVQVARHVYCYLRPSSLSRYNPAGKDAWALVTGASDGIGFGFAQELCKRGFNVFLHGRNHDKLLRKRDELLAEFPNRKIRIIVFDAFKSSEDLRWIAQEIGDARLTVLVNNAGGEVKLFERLADLIHEDVQATISLNSTFTAQITRVLLPVLERNSPSLILAVSSAAAYVMPTLTVYSASKGFVESFTRSLQAEMTLDGKDVEVLGLRVGNTKSQGNDVAVGLFTPSSRTLASAALNRVGCGKPVVWAYWPHFLQGLSFHLIPGKMQIQILGTLIKAMKREAEAKRAKKR, from the coding sequence ATGCTGCAAACACCAGAAGAATTGAAATCCGCATTCAGCTATATTGGCGCTGCAGCCATTTGTTATCTTGCCGTACAAGTTGCCCGCCATGTTTACTGCTACCTCCGACCCTCCAGTCTCTCTCGCTATAACCCCGCTGGAAAAGATGCGTGGGCTTTGGTGACCGGCGCCAGCGATGGAATAGGTTTCGGGTTTGCCCAGGAACTCTGCAAGCGTGGATTCAACGTTTTCCTACACGGTCGGAACCACGACAAGTTACTACGAAAACGCGATGAGCTGCTGGCCGAGTTCCCCAACCGAAAGATTCGGATCATAGTCTTTGACGCGTTTAAAAGCTCTGAAGATCTCAGATGGATTGCACAAGAGATTGGTGACGCCCGTCTCACTGTTCTGGTCAACAATGCTGGAGGGGAGGTGAAGTTGTTCGAGCGACTGGCCGATTTAATACATGAAGACGTGCAGGCAACCATCAGCCTTAATTCTACTTTTACGGCGCAAATCACGCGCGTCCTGTTGCCGGTCCTGGAGAGGAATAGCCCGAGTCTCATTCTCGCCGTCTCTTCGGCAGCAGCTTATGTGATGCCGACCCTCACAGTATACAGTGCTTCCAAGGGATTCGTGGAATCCTTCACCCGGTCGTTGCAAGCCGAAATGACGCTCGACGGAAAAGACGTGGAGGTTCTCGGGCTACGCGTGGGAAATACTAAGAGTCAAGGGAATGATGTGGCCGTGGGCCTATTCACCCCAAGCTCTCGCACGCTGGCTTCCGCGGCCTTGAATCGTGTCGGATGCGGCAAACCGGTTGTCTGGGCATATTGGCCTCACTTCCTCCAGGGTCTGAGCTTTCATCTAATTCCAGGCAAAATGCAGATTCAGATATTAGGGACCCTTATCAAAGCCATGAAGCGGGAGGCTGAAGCGAAACgggcgaagaagagataG
- a CDS encoding WD40 repeat domain-containing protein, producing the protein MDSTVVAGSSTAFLSDDGAFAAQLNGKDLIIHLSPLCSDFQEVEIVKLKETPIRFLRFSRPNQLAQSDTINRQKESAERRILCATDTRILVWDLHPLQLHAEIENVEYGALNIDFGADENEIIVFHAWNTKFTIHSLDSGRSQVIKSPKVSHYNGFGFRPRTRQLAILLKPETSDVLTIHEYRSYELVNRVNLPTSDAQGLKWSPDGNWIAVWDAASAGTRLLIYTADGNLFRTYNGSPDSESAFDLGVRSIEWSPAFSQSGTSDLLAVGKVDGTIDILNTKTFSCCMTLSHAFPMEQPSLSAWHERFVTADGSLGYTELPVSSAFSMISESSGPPRGASIMAFSANGAFLSTVDQTRPNVVWVWDLKTEPGLVSVLLHDHPVRQVVWHPSRTEFLVTTSNILVPVIRYWSLDRHPSIIPVPISRGEGGKYDVRWLSSGQDDMPALWFGTLEDYVLGHFELEGGAQQFKVAYSVNKVLK; encoded by the exons ATGGACTCCACAGTAGTGGCAG GCTCATCGACAGCTTTCCTATCGGATGACGGAGCTTTTGCAGCTCAACTCAATGGCAAAGACCTCATAATTCACCTCAGTCCCCTATGTTCTGACTTTCAGGAGGTAGAAATCGTTAAGCTCAAAGAGACACCGATTAGATTTTTGAGATTTTCGCGGCCGAACCAACTCGCCCAGTCAGATACCATCAACCGCCAAAAAGAGAGCGCAGAACGACGTATCCTCTGTGCGACCGATACCCGTATTCTGGTCTGGGACCTTCATCCCCTGCAGCTGCACGCTGAGATCGAGAATGTCGAATACGGTGCTCTGAACATTGACTTTGGCGCCGATGAGAATGAGATTATTGTATTCCATGCATGGAACACAAAGTTTACGATCCATTCGCTGGACAGTGGTCGTAGCCAGGTCATTAAATCTCCAAAGGTCTCACATTATAATGGCTTTGGCTTTCGACCGCGAACGCGACAGCTTGCTATCCTACTGAAGCCAGAAACGTCCGACGTGTTGACTATCCATGAATATCGGTCTTACGAGCTGGTTAATCGAGTCAACTTGCCGACGTCGGATGCTCAGGGCTTGAAATGGAGCCCGGATGGAAACTGGATCGCCGTCTGGGATGCGGCAAGTGCGGGTACAAGACTCTTAATATATACAGCAGATGGAAACCTTTTTAGGACCTATAACGGCTCGCCTGATTCGGAAAGTGCTTTTGACCTCGGGGTCAGAAGCATAGAATGGAGCCCAGCATTTAGCCAAAGCGGTACTTCGGACCTGTTAGCGGTTGGAAAAGTGGATGGGACGATAGACATTCTGAATACCAAGACG TTTTCTTGCTGCATGACGCTCTCACATGCATTCCCAATGGAACAGCCCTCGCTAAGCGCCTGGCATGAGAGATTTGTGACGGCAGATGGGAGTCTTGGATACACAGAGTTGCCAGTATCTTCTGCCTTTAGCATGATTTCAGAGTCAAGCGGTCCACCTCGGGGCGCATCAATTATGGCGTTCAGTGCCAACGGTGCTTTTCTCAGCACAGTCGATCAGACACGACCCAATGTTGTCTGGGTCTGGGATTTGAAAACGGAGCCCGGCCTCGTCTCAGTCCTACTTCATGACCATCCAGTCCGACAAGTCGTATGGCACCCTTCGAGAACCGAGTTCCTTGTAACTACATCTAATATTCTTGTCCCCGTTATCCGATATTGGTCGCTTGACAGACACCCCTCAATTATCCCAGTCCCGATTTCACGAGGTGAAGGTGGAAAATACGACGTAAGATGGTTGTCTTCAGGTCAAGATGATATGCCAGCGTTATGGTTCGGAACACTTGAAGATTACGTCCTTGGTCATTTCGAGTTGGAGGGCGGTGCGCAGCAGTTTAAAGTAGCTTACAGCGTAAACAAAGTCCTCAAATAA
- a CDS encoding putative heme/steroid binding domain protein, whose amino-acid sequence MSELRQRQVPAQSPSTSDKPTKSASPRRSDDGGISVADIIRVLLTLVVASCGLSYYMTGESVLWGYRPWFTRWPVLVQYIKGPVYLTPDQLALYNGTDPSLPIYVAVNGTIFDVSANRLVYGPGGSYNFFAGRDATRAFVTGCFQEDLTHDLTGVEEMFIPLENEEEDKKLSSGERKIRREQDRRVALGKVRKQVAHWENFFRNHKKYFAVGKVVGLENLPKEKRELCKAARQQRPKKREVVG is encoded by the exons ATGTCCGAACTCCGCCAAAGACAAGTTCCCGCGCAATCTCCCTCGACATCCGACAAACCCACGAAATCAGCATCGCCGCGACGAAGCGATGATGGCGGAATCAGCGTCGCCGACATCATCCGTGTGCTGCTCACGCTGGTCGTAGCATCCTGCGGGCTTTCCTACTACATGACCGGCGAGTCTGTCCTCTGGGGATACAGGCCGTGGTTCACAAGATGGCCAGTCTTGGTCCAGTACATT AAAGGACCCGTGTACCTAACACCAGACCAACTCGCCCTCTACAACGGCACCGACCCCTCCCTCCCCATCTACGTCGCCGTCAACGGCACCATCTTCGACGTCTCCGCTAACCGGCTCGTCTACGGCCCGGGCGGCAGCTACAACTTCTTCGCGGGCCGGGATGCAACTCGTGCGTTTGTGACGGGCTGTTTCCAGGAGGACCTCACGCATGACCTTACGGGtgtggaggagatgttcATCCCCcttgagaatgaggaggaagacaagaagctgAGCAGTGGGGAGAGGAAGATTCGGCGGGAGCAGGATAGGAGGGTGGCGCTGGGCAAGGTGCGGAAGCAGGTGGCTCACTGGGAGAATTTCTTCCGTAACCACAAGAAGTACTTTGCGGTGGGAAAGGTGGTCGGCCTGGAAAATTTgcccaaggagaagagggagctCTGTAAGGCGGCGAGGCAGCAgcggccgaagaagagggaggtgGTGGGTTGA
- a CDS encoding GTR/RAG family Ras-related GTP-binding protein, with protein sequence MDIANQHLGPPVQGKPGTNKPRDAKPRLLLMGLRRSGKSSIASVVFHKMPPNETLFLESTTRIQKDSIHSFMDFQVWDFPGQLEYLEPSFDLEAIFGSLGALVWVIDAQDDYLDSVARLNRTILTVQQYYPNINIEVFIHKVDGLSDEYRTDTFQDIVQRISDELSDAGYENAPVHYYLTSIYDYSVFEAFSKVIQKLIPNLSTLENLINTLANNCGFEKTYLFDVLSKIYIASDTRPVDMSCYEMCSDYIDVIVDVSELYSWDHPDRKPKGDQIQEAESHVVLHDETMIHLMEMNKYLCLVSVIRNPEAKEKKGLIDMNCRTFQEALNDVFSRSWEQDQDTDHAGQEQTQPQLVEQGPRS encoded by the exons ATGGAT ATTGCAAACCAGCATTTGGGGCCGCCGGTACAAGGCAAACCGGGCACGAATAAGCCTCGAGATGCTAAACCGCGCTTACTTCTGATGGGGCTTCGCCG GAGCGGCAAGTCATCCATCGCCAGCGTTGTCTTCCATAAGATGCCGCCAAATGAGACATTATTTCTAGAATCAACGACCCGTATCCAGAAAGATTCGATTCA CTCTTTCATGGACTTCCAAGTCTGGGATTTCCCTGGTCAGCTAGAATACCTCGAACCGTCATTTGACCTAGAAGCTATTTTCGGCAGTTTAGGCGCGCTTGTATGGGTGATTGATGCCCAGGATGATTATCTAGACTCCGTTGCTAGGTTGAACCGGACCATTTTGACCGTTCAGCAATACTACCCGAACATCAATATCGAAGTCTTCATCCACAAAGTTGACGGGCTTTCAGACGAATATCGCACAGATACCTTCCAAGACATAGTCCAGCGTATCTCGGATGAGTTAAGTGATGCCGGCTACGAGAATGCCCCGGTACATTACTATTTGACGTCAATCTATGACTACTCTGTTTTCGAGGCTTTCAGCAAGGTGATCCAGAAGCTCATCCCGAATCTCTCTACATTGGAAAATCTGATCAATACCCTTGCGAATAATTGTGGTTTCGAGAAGACATACCTCTTCGATGTCCTGAGCAAAATCTACATTGCCTCGGACACTCGTCCCGTCGACATGTCATGTTACGAAATGTGCTCGGATTACATAGACGTAATTGTTGACGTCTCAGAGTTGTATTCGTGGGACCATCCAGACCGCAAGCCCAAGGGAGATCAGATACAAGAGGCGGAAAGTCATGTTGTCTTGCATGACGAGACCATGATACATCTGATGGAAATGAACAA GTACCTATGTCTTGTCTCTGTGATTCGTAATCCTGAAgcgaaagagaagaaggggcTCATCGACATGAACTGCCGCACGTTCCAAGAAGCGCTTAATGATGTGTTCTCAAGGAGCTGGGAGCAAGACCAGGATACAGATCATGCAGGCCAGGAGCAGACGCAGCCTCAACTAGTCGAGCAAGGCCCAAGGAGCTAA